In Streptomyces nojiriensis, one genomic interval encodes:
- a CDS encoding PP2C family protein-serine/threonine phosphatase translates to MPSHLFADRPAQPPEPGSVDALISQTRRLRGEVDAVRRDTVVDDDDAQGRWQRALCDLAVHHLDDLREHLGQLKEGLPPAPDLVEQPQAAPEAGPEAQIRVGSAEWNLLTDEVSWSDELFQIFGRSPESGALPLDELGSTLFSEDQPLLTAWVTACLVDGRPIDGEFRIVRADGRVRTLHMRAEPVLDSDGCTASMWAVLRDVSELRRSQRAVRESRDSLQRQREIAQTERRLAVELQEAVLPPWRGSLRFPYGSAGTLDVAAHYLPSATSALIGGDWYDALELPDGCSMLTVGDLTGHGVTATSGMAMMLGALRGMAMAGIEPGPLMGWLNQLLETSVQPALGSAVCCRYDPARRVLSWAQAGHPAPLLFRHGSGRSLLPPEGVLLGATSGASYGQAEEHLEVGDLLVLHTDGLTPRSIEFSRADGTERLLALAPRFSVARSAQECVRIVIEEFGESEREDDACVLVARVGG, encoded by the coding sequence ATGCCGTCCCACCTGTTCGCGGACCGTCCCGCGCAGCCGCCCGAGCCGGGGTCGGTGGACGCTCTGATCTCGCAGACCCGGCGGCTGCGGGGGGAAGTGGACGCGGTCCGCCGCGACACCGTCGTCGACGACGACGACGCCCAGGGCCGCTGGCAGCGCGCACTGTGCGACCTCGCCGTCCACCACCTCGACGACCTCCGCGAGCACCTCGGCCAGCTCAAGGAGGGCCTGCCGCCGGCGCCCGACCTCGTCGAACAGCCGCAGGCGGCGCCCGAGGCCGGACCCGAGGCCCAGATCCGCGTCGGCAGCGCCGAGTGGAACCTGCTGACCGACGAGGTCAGTTGGTCCGACGAGCTGTTCCAGATCTTCGGCCGCTCGCCCGAGTCCGGCGCGCTCCCCCTCGACGAACTGGGCTCGACCCTCTTCTCCGAGGACCAGCCGCTGCTCACCGCGTGGGTCACCGCCTGCCTGGTGGACGGCAGACCGATCGACGGCGAGTTCCGCATCGTCCGGGCCGACGGCCGGGTCCGGACCTTGCACATGAGAGCCGAGCCGGTACTCGACTCCGACGGCTGTACGGCCTCGATGTGGGCCGTCCTGCGGGACGTGAGTGAACTGCGCCGGAGCCAGCGCGCGGTGCGCGAGTCGCGTGACTCGCTGCAGCGCCAGCGGGAGATCGCGCAGACCGAGCGCCGGCTGGCGGTCGAGCTGCAGGAAGCCGTGCTCCCCCCGTGGCGCGGCTCCCTGCGGTTCCCGTACGGCAGCGCGGGCACGCTGGACGTGGCGGCGCACTACCTGCCCTCCGCGACCAGCGCGCTGATCGGCGGCGACTGGTACGACGCGCTCGAACTCCCCGACGGCTGCTCGATGCTGACGGTCGGCGACCTGACCGGGCACGGGGTGACGGCCACCTCCGGGATGGCGATGATGCTCGGCGCCCTGCGCGGCATGGCCATGGCGGGCATCGAGCCCGGCCCGCTGATGGGCTGGCTCAACCAGCTCCTGGAGACCTCCGTGCAGCCGGCACTCGGCTCGGCCGTGTGCTGCCGCTACGATCCCGCCCGCCGGGTCCTGTCCTGGGCGCAGGCGGGCCACCCCGCACCTCTGCTGTTCCGCCACGGATCGGGGCGCTCCCTGCTGCCGCCGGAGGGCGTCCTGCTCGGCGCGACCTCCGGAGCCTCGTACGGCCAGGCCGAGGAACACCTCGAAGTGGGCGACCTGCTGGTCCTGCACACGGACGGACTCACGCCGCGCAGCATCGAGTTCAGCCGGGCGGACGGGACCGAGCGGCTGCTGGCGCTCGCGCCGCGGTTCTCGGTGGCGCGGTCGGCGCAGGAGTGCGTGCGGATCGTGATCGAGGAGTTCGGCGAGAGCGAGCGCGAGGACGATGCCTGCGTGCTGGTCGCCCGGGTCGGCGGGTAA